From one Lycium ferocissimum isolate CSIRO_LF1 chromosome 5, AGI_CSIRO_Lferr_CH_V1, whole genome shotgun sequence genomic stretch:
- the LOC132057269 gene encoding probable E3 ubiquitin-protein ligase HIP1, with protein MMFWLIISTISVHHLHDMLNVNLLGFFQGVILPDRSIYYGSKSMFDQHRDMRLDIDDMGYEELLALGERIGHVNTGLSEELILKCLTESIYYSSDQIHEEGNCVICLEEYVNMDDVGTLKSCSHDFHVGCIRKWLSMKNVCPICKKTVLDDDDMKEYREYYFCGGFIPNNFVFHFPHMWVFHMTKIRFKLINIMQLY; from the exons ATGATGTTTTGGTTGATCATTTCTACTATCTCTGTACATCACCTTCATGACATGTTGAATGTGAATCTTTTGGGGTTCTTTCAGGGTGTTATTCTTCCAGATCGTTCCATTTATTATGGATCCAAAAGCATGTTTGATCAGCATAGGGACATGAGACTTGACATTGACGACATGGGCTATGAG GAACTTCTTGCACTGGGAGAAAGAATTGGACATGTAAATACTGGTTTGTCGGAGGAGCTGATTTTAAAGTGTCTGACCGAGTCAATTTATTATTCCTCAGACCAAATTCATGAGGAAGGAAATTGTGTTATCTGTTTG GAAGAGTATGTGAACATGGATGATGTTGGGACGCTGAAATCGTGCAGCCATGATTTTCATGTGGGGTGCATAAGAAAATGGCTGTCGATGAAGAACGTGTGCCCGATCTGCAAGAAAACTGTTTTGGATGATGACGATATGAAAgaataccgtgaatattatttctGTGGCGGGTTTATTCCCAACAATTTCGTCTTTCATTTCCCCCATATGTGGGTGTTTCATATGACCAAAATAAGattcaaattgataaatattatGCAACTTTATTGA
- the LOC132058519 gene encoding uncharacterized protein LOC132058519 has product MPPAAVAHGRNFPPDSSFYGYDMNHYDMVTGNISTSLEMGNYDNDQKFPSSTFAWQLAILEGSRSSYNQRSSPAFRASSSYLRQLQAICAMGMLVLQMTHHSCLLKVTPQDIHGHCLL; this is encoded by the exons ATGCCGCCTGCTGCTGTTGCTCATGGGAGGAATTTCCCTCCTG ATTCAAGCTTCTATGGTTATGATATGAACCACTATGATATGGTTACCGGCAATATCTCTACCTCTCTGGAGATGGGGAATTACGACAATGATCAGAAGTTCCCTTCCTCAACATTTGCCTGGCAACTTGCAATCTTGGAGGGTAGTCGAAGTAGCTACAATCAAAGATCTTCCCCTGCTTTTAGGGCTTCTTCAAGCTATTTGCGCCAACTTCAAGCTATTTGCGCCATGGGCATGTTGGTACTTCAGATGACGCATCACAGTTGTTTGCTGAAGGTTACTCCTCAAGACATTCACGGCCATTGTCTACTCTAG